TATAACATAAGCACACAAGGCAACTTACACTCATTGGTGGGTACGTAACGTTACTGCTGACTGTTGTCGACATATGTCAGCGCCGCAAGACTGGAGGATGAAGGCCGGGACGGGAGAGACTCGGTCCGGCCCCATTTCATCGGTTGTCGGTGCGACGGGAGTATGAAGGCCGAGGCGGGAGATAGTCTGTTCAGCTCCATTCACTAATAACAGTGGATTATCAGTGAATCCTAGTTGTCTCTAATGAAAGTTTGTAGAACTATCCGGTGTAAAATGATCACTGCAGAAACTAAATTAATCCATACCTTCTTCATATCATCGTgtttaagaaatttaaaaaaggaGACCGGGCTGTTTTGTATATTATCGCAACCAGGTAATATGCATTTGCGTGACAAAGTCATTGCTAGCTAGCAAAGTGTAGGCAGTATAACTAACGGTAATGACAGTAACTCGAGATTGAGCGGGCGAGCCGCTGTAGCGTTGGGGCGGTGCTATGCTCGGTGGCTCTAGTGCATCATTGATATAGTGTTAGGAGCGGGGCCATGTTCGGGGGCTCCAGTGCGTCATCTAGCCCCTGTTTTAGCTCCGcccaaaaaatcctgaacacagaattggtgaaaaactgtttaacgCTCTAACTTAACAATTCAGTATTACATTGTTCACAGTCTTTGTAATGTTTCAGCAgtacatttgtaacatttataatgtgtttagaaacaattctCAGAATTGACATTACAGGGACTTTAATAAAGACACATTGCAAAAGTGAGTTGTTTTTGCGATTGACCTTATTTcctatgcatttgtaggagtttgcctttcagacacaaaacatatgggaggagagtatttgaATAAATCACGCAACGCGATATACTAATGTTtgtgctagtcaatttactggtatttgcatcATTACTTAGTCcccctaaaaataaaaaaaagcacgtcttaacccattttgtgACATgtctgcaattgttgctgctaggaggagaccAGAGAACAGAGAGCATGTGGTCGaaatgagaaaatattttccactcatattattttctttggaatgccagaggaagacgtttgccaagccatgttggcctatatatgtaaatgtgtatgtgtttgtcatattacatgtaacaagttgtGACTGTGTCTACCCGCACCTGATGAGCATtagctctgcttatttgcgacccaacgctaatttgcgctgctcttggtagattgctttggtcattatgtaaatgatttgccTGCGTCCGTTTTCTTTAATTTGTgcgtcagcagtagatcacacacaaaacttgccactcccatctGCGCATTTGGGGAAATGCGCTCTGGCGCCAGtttgccccgtttagtaaatctggcccttgaTGTCTGTTGTATTGTGCCATTAAATTGGgaaaaacttttatttgttttttgtttttttcatcttAGCTCTAATGGCAATGAAAGAGGAGACAGAAGTACTTCATGAAATTGAAGAGAAAGATCAATATGAGAATCTTCATGATTTCATAAATGGAGAAAAACCTTTTAGATGTTCGCAGACTGAAAAGACTTCCACACGGAAAAAAGCTCAAAAGAGTTTCAGTCAAAAAAGAAACCTGAAAGACCGCACAGGAAAGAAGCCTATCACCTGCCagcagtgtggaaaaagttttgcTCAACATggaaaccttaaagtccacatgagaatacACAATGGAGAGAGTCCCTTCACCTGTCAACactgtggaaaaagtttcaatcATAAAGCAAGTCTTAACaggcacatgagaattcacaccggagagaagccttacacatgCCAACAGTGTGGGGAGAGTTTTGCTCAACGTGTAATCCTCAAAacccacatgagaattcacaatgGAGAGAGTCCCTTCACCTGCCTACactgtggaaaaagtttcaacaAAAAAGGACACCTTAATCGCCACACAAAAATTCACACCGGggagaagccttacacctgccaacagtgtgggaAAAGTTTCACTCATAAAGGAAGCCTCACCTGGCACATGActattcacactggagaaaagcctcacacatgccctcagtgtggaaaaagtttctaTCAACATggaaaccttaaagtccacatgagaattcactcTGGAGAGAGCCCTtttacctgccaacagtgtggaaaaagtttcaatcGTAAAGAAAGTCTTGACAGGCATATgcgaattcacactggagagaagccttacacatgccaacagtgtggaaaaagtttccaTCAACATGGAAACCTTACagtccacatgagagttcacactgaaGAGAGTCCCtttacctgccaacagtgtggacaAAGTTTCAATCATAAAATAAGTCTTAACaggcacatgagaattcatactggagataAGCCTTTCACATGCCATCAGTGTGGTGAGAGTTTTGCTCGTCATGTAAAGCTTAAAGTTCACATGAGAATACAccctggagaaaagccttacacaTGCCATCAGTGTGGTGAGAGTTTTGCTCATCATGtaaaccttaaagtccacatgaaaaTACACAATGGAGAGAGTCCCTTCACCTGCCAACACTGTGAAAAAAGTTTCAATCATAAAGCAAGTCTTAACaggcacatgagaattcacaccggagagaagccttatACCTGTCAagagtgtggaaaaagtttcacacATAAAGGAAGCCTTAACTGGCACATGGctattcacactggagaaaagcctcacacatgccctcagtgtggaaaaagtttccaGCAACATGGAAACCTTAAAGCCCATATGATGATTCACACTGGGGAGAACCCTtttacctgccaacagtgtggaaaaagtttcaatcGTAAAGAAAGTCTTGACAGGCATATgcgaattcacactggagaaaagccttacacaTGCCAAcggtgtggaaaaagtttccaTCAACGTGGAACCCTTACAgcccacatgagagttcacactagAAAGAGTCCCtttacctgccaacagtgtggacagTTTTTCAATCGTAAGGAAAGCCTTAACAGGCATATgcgaattcacactggagaaaagccttacacaCGCCAACAAAGTGTGGAAGAAGTTTCACTCAAACAGGAAACTCTAACAGGTACACGAGAATTCACACCAGATAAAAGCCTTACATCTGCCAACAGTGTTTAGAGAGTTTTGCTCAACATGGAAACCTTGAAGCCcacatgaaaattcacactGAGGAGAGCCCTTTTACCTGCCAACACTGGAAGAAGTTTCAACAGGACATCATAGGGTTTACTCACTCTATACTCTGAACCGTGCCTGAGCCCGTTTGACCCCCAAAGTCCGGTTCGTTTAATTAGTGTGATTTAATTCAagtgtatttgtgtttataacGGGTCTGGTTCTCActttattgatgaacaggaattaaAGATGcaagtaaagctgcaaattggATCAAGTCACTCCTCAAaattctgaatgttattaattcatataattactattaatattgaacatcaaactggtttcttagcattttctttaaacaaagcacaaattcagtgcGTTTTCCTGCCCtttttttgattgacaggatatatcggctgtttttaaactattgaCCGATAGCtgatagtgtgaaaatttgcttttatcgtCAGATACCGAGTATTGGGGAtatatcagtgcatctctaacATTAACGGTAATGAGCTCACACAAGAATGACTgtacatctctctctttttatacAGATAACAtgaacagagaatatttgttttgaattagATCATTTAAAATTAGATACTTAAAtgtttctatagatatattggtcatgtctgtttttgtttttttttgtttgtttttcatttttgtgacatgcAATTGTATGTGGACACAAATAAAAGTGATTCtttacagtttcaaatgatgtatTGCTTTTATCTGTATGActaaaatgacagagtattttaagtcgATAAATGCCCAAAGGTTAAAGTCTCTAGTATCCGCTTATTTCTGCATTTTGTTGCACTTTGGATTTAACTACACAGTATACATAACAGAATGACgaacctccaaaacaaaatgagttatgttaaagctgcagtccataactttttttttggttaaaatgatccaaaataatttttttagcaagtacataaccagccagtgttcaaaactatctctttACCTTAgtccgattcacaacggtaagcttgtaataatgttttctaatttgaGTAGAACTGGGGTCCTTAAAGGGTCCTCTCGCATCTGGTGTTTCTCGCAATGCTGATGCAAATATGGAAAGTGCAGCTTTCTCCCTTGAAGATCCCACTCAAAAAGCTTCAACAGCTTCATACATGTCAGCAATAGTGTGGTTCTtgccttgtaaaaaaaaattaagctgaTTTAGGTGAGACATGATATTGCACAATAAATGCACGTATGCCATCTCTGTGTTGTCGTTCAAAAACCTCAGAAATTTCTCTGCCTTTTGGCTTTGAAGATTCATTTTGAACACTCTATCCAGCACACGAGCCTTGCTCAGCCATCGGACATCGTTGTGTAGCAAAAGATCATGCTGTTCTGCATGCATTTCCACCAGCAAGGCTCGAAAAAGGCAACGTTGCAGACCAGAACTCACGCGAATACAGTTTACCAGCCTCATCACAGTATCAATTAtgtctaatgttaaaaaaatgcaaCTCTTTTAATGTAttagaaatgttgaaattaacattaacaaagattaataatgcTGTAGAACTAATGTACTTGACTAATGttagctaaaaaaaaactttattgtaaagtgttacaatgaattaaatattataattaattaatatttaattcattgtaacactttacaataaagtttttttttagctaaCATTAGTCAAGTACATTAGTTCTACAgcattattaatctttgttaatgttaatttcaacatttaaatcagtttatcataaacacaaattatgtCGATGGAGAAACATTACTCAATTACTCAGTCACTGAGTCATCAATTACTTTTCATTACTCGGAGTCAACTGAACCAATTGTTTCccaaaatgattcagtgattcaaagCGCTTGAATAATCGCAATGTTGATGACACGGAAAACAGAAAAACTCCTAGTGAAGCAAATGAGATCCACTTGacacactattataaagatggtgtttattaaagaggagattgaagacatAAAGATGTTGTTTATTAAAAAGGCgagtgaagacatgaagattgaagaaacattcagagtgaaacatgaagatactgaggaacaaacaggttggtttcattctcaaagctgaactcagtcatttgatccttattaaaatgtccaactctacagaaatgaaagatattttttgaagaatgtcatatGAGTGTCCTAAAGTGGTTTTATTTGACATAGAGCGGGTCGCCATTACTAGCACACGTATCAAAATAGCTTTATTAACAATGTTTCGGTCTCATGACCTTCATCTGGcatatacaaaaaacaaaacatttaaactaaatgtcatttaaaatccACACATGACCAATCACTGCGAAGATCCAATGGAAAATGGAAGAAGTGAATTAACGGTGGCGTCAGACAACTGAGAATATTCATCACAATCAACCAAAACAAAGGCAGAGAGCAAGAGCTATAGAGGTGACACAATCTGGCATtgctctttaaagggttagttcacccaaaaattaaaataacatcatttattactcaccctcatgtcgttctacacccgtaaggccttcattcatcttcgtaacacaaattaagatatttttgattaaatacaaTGGCTCAGGgaggcctctatagacagcaatgacactgaacttctcaagatccagaaaggtgctcaaaacacatttaaaacaggtcatgtgagtacagtgataCAAAATACttgaatattataaaatgacaagaaaactttctgtgcaccaaaaaaacaaaataacgatttttcaacgatatctagtgatggcctatttcaaaacactgctgcgaatcttttgtttcaaattagtgatctagagcgccaaagtcatttGGCATTTTGACtggatccgaatcactgattcgaaacaaaagttttgaagcagtgttttgaaatcggccatcactagatatcgttgaaaagtccttattttgtttttttggcgcacaaaaagttttcttgttgctttatattaagatagaaccaatgaaactcacatgaactgttttaaatatgttttgagtacctttctaaATCTTTAGAACTTCAgtggcattgctgtctatagaggtctcactgagccatcggatttcatcaaaatatcttaatttgtgttccgaagatgatgaaggtcttacgggtgtagaacagcatgagggtgagtaataaatgacattattttcatttttgggtgaactaaccctttaattcgaCTAACTGCTCCTCCATGTCAACTGAAAGGTCTTTTCCTCTGCAAATGAAGAGATCTCTGACCCAAGCAAATAAACTCACAGAAATAAGAGTTTAATTGTTGTTTCAGTCCTTCAACATGTTGAAGGACAGATGGGGCACTGTCTTGCAAAGTTTA
The Ctenopharyngodon idella isolate HZGC_01 chromosome 4, HZGC01, whole genome shotgun sequence genome window above contains:
- the LOC127511091 gene encoding gastrula zinc finger protein XlCGF57.1-like isoform X2, which encodes MAFIKEESEEMKIEETFRIKQEDTEEQTNMAFIQEENEDMKVEETFSVKHEDTEEQTALMAMKEETEVLHEIEEKDQYENLHDFINGEKPFRCSQTEKTSTRKKAQKSFSQKRNLKDRTGKKPITCQQCGKSFAQHGNLKVHMRIHNGESPFTCQHCGKSFNHKASLNRHMRIHTGEKPYTCQQCGESFAQRVILKTHMRIHNGESPFTCLHCGKSFNKKGHLNRHTKIHTGEKPYTCQQCGKSFTHKGSLTWHMTIHTGEKPHTCPQCGKSFYQHGNLKVHMRIHSGESPFTCQQCGKSFNRKESLDRHMRIHTGEKPYTCQQCGKSFHQHGNLTVHMRVHTEESPFTCQQCGQSFNHKISLNRHMRIHTGDKPFTCHQCGESFARHVKLKVHMRIHPGEKPYTCHQCGESFAHHVNLKVHMKIHNGESPFTCQHCEKSFNHKASLNRHMRIHTGEKPYTCQECGKSFTHKGSLNWHMAIHTGEKPHTCPQCGKSFQQHGNLKAHMMIHTGENPFTCQQCGKSFNRKESLDRHMRIHTGEKPYTCQRCGKSFHQRGTLTAHMRVHTRKSPFTCQQCGQFFNRKESLNRHMRIHTGEKPYTRQQSVEEVSLKQETLTGTREFTPDKSLTSANSV
- the LOC127511091 gene encoding gastrula zinc finger protein XlCGF57.1-like isoform X4 — encoded protein: MALIQEETEDIKVEETFRVTHEDTEEQTALMAMKEETEVLHEIEEKDQYENLHDFINGEKPFRCSQTEKTSTRKKAQKSFSQKRNLKDRTGKKPITCQQCGKSFAQHGNLKVHMRIHNGESPFTCQHCGKSFNHKASLNRHMRIHTGEKPYTCQQCGESFAQRVILKTHMRIHNGESPFTCLHCGKSFNKKGHLNRHTKIHTGEKPYTCQQCGKSFTHKGSLTWHMTIHTGEKPHTCPQCGKSFYQHGNLKVHMRIHSGESPFTCQQCGKSFNRKESLDRHMRIHTGEKPYTCQQCGKSFHQHGNLTVHMRVHTEESPFTCQQCGQSFNHKISLNRHMRIHTGDKPFTCHQCGESFARHVKLKVHMRIHPGEKPYTCHQCGESFAHHVNLKVHMKIHNGESPFTCQHCEKSFNHKASLNRHMRIHTGEKPYTCQECGKSFTHKGSLNWHMAIHTGEKPHTCPQCGKSFQQHGNLKAHMMIHTGENPFTCQQCGKSFNRKESLDRHMRIHTGEKPYTCQRCGKSFHQRGTLTAHMRVHTRKSPFTCQQCGQFFNRKESLNRHMRIHTGEKPYTRQQSVEEVSLKQETLTGTREFTPDKSLTSANSV
- the LOC127511091 gene encoding oocyte zinc finger protein XlCOF6-like isoform X1, which translates into the protein MVFIKEESEDMKIEETFRVKQEETEEQTKMEFIKEESEDIKMEETFSVKHEDTEEQTEESEDMKIEETFRVKQEETEEQTKMVFIKEESEDMKVEETFSVKHEDTEEQTALMAMKEETEVLHEIEEKDQYENLHDFINGEKPFRCSQTEKTSTRKKAQKSFSQKRNLKDRTGKKPITCQQCGKSFAQHGNLKVHMRIHNGESPFTCQHCGKSFNHKASLNRHMRIHTGEKPYTCQQCGESFAQRVILKTHMRIHNGESPFTCLHCGKSFNKKGHLNRHTKIHTGEKPYTCQQCGKSFTHKGSLTWHMTIHTGEKPHTCPQCGKSFYQHGNLKVHMRIHSGESPFTCQQCGKSFNRKESLDRHMRIHTGEKPYTCQQCGKSFHQHGNLTVHMRVHTEESPFTCQQCGQSFNHKISLNRHMRIHTGDKPFTCHQCGESFARHVKLKVHMRIHPGEKPYTCHQCGESFAHHVNLKVHMKIHNGESPFTCQHCEKSFNHKASLNRHMRIHTGEKPYTCQECGKSFTHKGSLNWHMAIHTGEKPHTCPQCGKSFQQHGNLKAHMMIHTGENPFTCQQCGKSFNRKESLDRHMRIHTGEKPYTCQRCGKSFHQRGTLTAHMRVHTRKSPFTCQQCGQFFNRKESLNRHMRIHTGEKPYTRQQSVEEVSLKQETLTGTREFTPDKSLTSANSV
- the LOC127511091 gene encoding gastrula zinc finger protein XlCGF57.1-like isoform X3 encodes the protein MVFIKEESEDMKIEETFRVKQEETEEQTKMEFIKEESEDIKMEETFSVKHEDTEEQTALMAMKEETEVLHEIEEKDQYENLHDFINGEKPFRCSQTEKTSTRKKAQKSFSQKRNLKDRTGKKPITCQQCGKSFAQHGNLKVHMRIHNGESPFTCQHCGKSFNHKASLNRHMRIHTGEKPYTCQQCGESFAQRVILKTHMRIHNGESPFTCLHCGKSFNKKGHLNRHTKIHTGEKPYTCQQCGKSFTHKGSLTWHMTIHTGEKPHTCPQCGKSFYQHGNLKVHMRIHSGESPFTCQQCGKSFNRKESLDRHMRIHTGEKPYTCQQCGKSFHQHGNLTVHMRVHTEESPFTCQQCGQSFNHKISLNRHMRIHTGDKPFTCHQCGESFARHVKLKVHMRIHPGEKPYTCHQCGESFAHHVNLKVHMKIHNGESPFTCQHCEKSFNHKASLNRHMRIHTGEKPYTCQECGKSFTHKGSLNWHMAIHTGEKPHTCPQCGKSFQQHGNLKAHMMIHTGENPFTCQQCGKSFNRKESLDRHMRIHTGEKPYTCQRCGKSFHQRGTLTAHMRVHTRKSPFTCQQCGQFFNRKESLNRHMRIHTGEKPYTRQQSVEEVSLKQETLTGTREFTPDKSLTSANSV